A region of Flavobacterium album DNA encodes the following proteins:
- a CDS encoding TetR family transcriptional regulator C-terminal domain-containing protein has translation MATKKNIIIGKSGIISKYSDYCLMHGKRPDSVYKFAKENGFDESHFYQYFTSFEILEHHYFLEMFTHTLEILQKSPAYEEYSGTEKISAFYFTFFELATANRSFIIFILEEGGRRLRNLVKLKELRKAFTAYAETVLEKPFDTMNHQRAGKIQDTALREAAWLQLLSIFKFWMQDSSPGFEKTDIFIEKSVKASADLVYNSPLQSLFDLGKFIWKEKFTA, from the coding sequence ATGGCTACGAAAAAAAATATAATTATCGGAAAGTCAGGAATTATTAGTAAATATTCTGATTATTGCCTGATGCACGGCAAGCGCCCTGATTCGGTTTACAAATTTGCCAAAGAAAACGGCTTTGATGAGTCGCACTTTTACCAATATTTTACCTCATTTGAGATATTAGAGCACCACTATTTTTTAGAGATGTTTACCCATACCCTGGAGATCCTTCAAAAATCTCCTGCTTATGAAGAATACTCAGGGACCGAAAAGATCTCTGCATTTTACTTTACGTTTTTCGAGCTTGCAACCGCCAACAGGAGCTTTATCATTTTCATACTTGAAGAAGGAGGCCGCCGCCTTCGCAACCTTGTAAAGCTGAAAGAGCTCCGCAAGGCATTTACTGCCTATGCTGAAACGGTACTTGAAAAGCCTTTTGATACGATGAATCATCAGCGCGCAGGTAAAATACAGGATACCGCTTTGCGCGAAGCTGCGTGGCTGCAATTGCTGTCGATATTTAAATTCTGGATGCAGGATAGTTCACCGGGGTTTGAGAAGACCGATATATTTATCGAGAAGTCGGTTAAGGCCTCGGCCGACCTGGTGTACAATTCGCCATTGCAAAGCCTTTTTGACCTCGGCAAATTCATCTGGAAAGAAAAATTCACTGCATAA